A genome region from Arachis duranensis cultivar V14167 chromosome 6, aradu.V14167.gnm2.J7QH, whole genome shotgun sequence includes the following:
- the LOC107493172 gene encoding calcium-transporting ATPase 12, plasma membrane-type-like: protein MSSSSSHNLNATPLIVDIANTFTRLTSPPLTSPKQRWRFAYTKIYSGRVFVSLAKEIVSKRNHNQFLLRDDIIEPLVHCNNSFLAVPHDADKSKLVNMVKDKSLDSLASFGGVEAVAYVIGTVPSKGIDDKEEEIAKRRDIFGSNTYPRPPPKGLLHFVLEAFNDTTIIILLVCAGLSLGFGIKQHGAGEGWYEGGSIFVAVLLVVVVSSVSNLRQERQFHKLSKISSDIKVDVVRNGRPQQISIFDVLVGDIVSLKIGDQVPADGLFISGHALHVDESSMTGESDHVEIEPLNSPFLLSGAKVVDGYATMMVTSVGTNTAWGQLMSTVSRGDTEERTPLQARLDSLTTSIGKVGLSVALLVFVVMLIRYFTGNTSSEDGYTEFKKGSTDLSDVFNAVVKIIAVAVTIVVVAIPEGLPLAVTLTLAYSMKRMMADQAMVRKLSACETMGSATVICTDKTGTLTLNEMRVNKFWLGLENIIENYSNAMAKRVVELFHQGIGLNTTGSVYKPLPESGPEISGSPTEKAILLWAVSDLSMDMDGLKQKHEIIHVETFNSEKKRSGVAVRKKSDNTVHVHWKGAAEMILAMCSNYIDCNGTEKSLGEKERDEIEKIIQGMAASSLRCIAFAHIEIDYSDDKVLREDGLTLLGIVGLKDPCRPEVKKAVETCKYAGVDIKMITGDNLFTAKAIATECGILDLSDDVAKGQVVEGEEFRNYTEEERMEKVDDIRVMARSSPLDKHLMVQCLRKKGHVVAVTGDGTNDAPALKEADIGLSMGIQGTEVAKESSDIVILDDNFNSVATVLRWGRCVYNNIQKFIQFQLTVNVAALVINFIAAVSAGDVPLTTVQLLWVNLIMDTLGALALATERPTKELMEKRPVGRTEPLITNIMWRNLLPQALYQIAVLLVFQFKGKAIFNVDEKVKNTLIFNTFVLCQVFNEFNSRSMEKQNVFRGIHKNHLFLGIVGITIVLQIAMVEFLRKFADTERLTWIQWGYCVLFAAFSWPLAWFVKFIPVSDKPFFSFKIKRSF, encoded by the coding sequence ATGTCGAGCTCCAGCAGCCATAATCTAAATGCTACTCCACTCATCGTTGACATCGCCAACACCTTTACCAGACTCACTTCTCCCCCATTAACCTCACCAAAACAACGCTGGCGTTTCGCTTATACCAAAATCTATTCTGGAAGAGTCTTTGTGTCCCTTGCGAAAGAGATCGTCTCCAAAAGAAATCACAATCAATTCCTTCTTCGTGATGATATAATAGAGCCTCTAGTTCACTGCAACAATTCCTTCCTGGCTGTTCCTCATGATGCTGATAAATCCAAGCTTGTTAACATGGTTAAGGACAAAAGCTTGGACTCTCTTGCTTCCTTTGGAGGCGTGGAGGCTGTAGCTTATGTCATTGGAACTGTTCCATCGAAGGGAATTGacgacaaagaagaagaaattgccAAGCGTCGCGATATCTTTGGCTCCAACACTTACCCTCGTCCGCCGCCAAAAGGACTCCTCCACTTTGTTCTTGAAGCCTTCAATGACACCACAATAATCATCCTTCTTGTTTGCGCCGGCCTTTCACTCGGCTTTGGAATCAAACAGCACGGTGCAGGGGAAGGTTGGTATGAAGGTGGAAGCATATTCGTGGCGGTGTTGTTGGTGGTTGTTGTAAGCTCAGTCAGCAACTTGAGGCAGGAGAGGCAGTTTCACAAGCTGTCCAAGATTAGCAGTGACATCAAGGTTGATGTTGTGAGGAATGGAAGGCCGCAACAGATTTCGATTTTCGACGTTCTTGTGGGAGATATCGTTTCACTCAAGATTGGGGATCAAGTTCCCGCTGATGGATTGTTCATATCTGGTCATGCTCTTCATGTTGATGAATCAAGCATGACAGGGGAGAGTGATCATGTCGAAATTGAGCCGTTAAATAGTCCTTTCTTGTTGTCCGGCGCCAAAGTGGTCGACGGTTATGCAACAATGATGGTGACGTCCGTCGGAACTAACACGGCGTGGGGACAGTTGATGAGCACGGTATCAAGAGGTGACACGGAGGAGAGGACGCCGTTGCAGGCGCGTCTCGATAGCTTGACTACATCGATAGGAAAAGTAGGCCTCTCGGTTGCACTCCTTGTGTTTGTGGTAATGCTTATTCGTTATTTTACTGGAAACACCAGCAGTGAAGACGGTTATACAGAGTTCAAGAAAGGTAGTACTGATTTGAGTGATGTGTTCAATGCTGTTGTGAAGATAATTGCGGTTGCAGTCACCATTGTGGTCGTGGCGATCCCTGAAGGATTGCCATTGGCTGTCACTCTCACCTTGGCTTATTCCATGAAGAGAATGATGGCAGATCAGGCTATGGTGAGGAAACTCTCTGCTTGCGAAACTATGGGGTCGGCAACGGTTATATGCACTGATAAAACTGGGACTCTGACTCTCAATGAGATGAGAGTGAACAAGTTCTGGTTAGGCCTTGAAAACATCATTGAGAATTATTCCAATGCAATGGCCAAGAGAGTTGTGGAATTGTTCCACCAGGGAATAGGCCTCAATACAACTGGCAGTGTATATAAGCCTTTGCCGGAATCCGGGCCTGAAATCTCTGGTAGCCCTACAGAGAAAGCTATTCTCTTGTGGGCTGTGTCAGATTTAAGCATGGACATGGATGGACTAAAGCAGAAACATGAGATCATCCATGTTGAAACGTTTAACTCGGAGAAGAAACGAAGCGGGGTAGCAGTAAGGAAGAAGAGTGACAATACAGTACATGTACATTGGAAAGGTGCTGCTGAGATGATACTTGCAATGTGTTCTAACTACATTGATTGTAATGGCACAGAGAAGTCCCTTGGTGAAAAAGAACGGGatgaaattgagaaaataattcAGGGAATGGCAGCTAGTAGCCTAAGATGCATTGCTTTTGCTCACATTGAAATCGACTACAGCGATGATAAGGTACTAAGAGAAGATGGCTTGACCTTGCTAGGAATCGTCGGCCTTAAGGATCCATGCCGGCCGGAAGTCAAGAAGGCTGTGGAAACTTGCAAGTATGCAGGTGTTGATATCAAGATGATCACCGGAGATAACTTATTCACGGCAAAGGCAATAGCAACAGAATGTGGAATACTAGACCTTAGTGATGATGTAGCCAAGGGACAAGTGGTGGAAGGTGAGGAATTTCGGAACTACACGGAGGAAGAGAGAATGGAGAAAGTAGATGATATTCGAGTGATGGCGAGATCTTCTCCTTTGGACAAACATTTGATGGTGCAATGCTTAAGAAAGAAAGGCCATGTAGTTGCAGTCACAGGAGATGGCACCAACGATGCGCCTGCGCTAAAAGAAGCTGATATTGGACTTTCTATGGGAATCCAAGGCACTGAAGTTGCCAAGGAAAGTTCTGACATTGTTATCTTGGATGACAACTTCAATTCTGTTGCAACGGTTTTAAGGTGGGGAAGATGTGTATATAACAATATACAGAAATTTATCCAATTTCAACTAACAGTGAATGTTGCAGCACTTGTGATAAATTTTATAGCTGCAGTTTCTGCTGGTGATGTTCCCTTAACAACAGTTCAACTTCTATGGGTTAATCTCATTATGGATACTCTAGGTGCTCTGGCCCTGGCCACGGAACGGCCTACAAAGGAGTTAATGGAGAAACGGCCGGTGGGGCGTACCGAGCCGCTTATCACTAACATTATGTGGAGAAACCTTTTACCTCAAGCTTTGTATCAGATTGCAGTCTTATTGGTTTTCCAATTCAAAGGGAAGGCAATATTCAATGTAGATGAGAAGGTAAAGAACACActaatttttaatacttttgtTCTGTGCCAAGTTTTCAACGAGTTCAACTCTAGGAGTATGGAGAAACAAAATGTGTTCAGAGGCATTCACAAAAACCACTTGTTCCTTGGAATTGTTGGGATTACAATTGTTCTTCAAATTGCAATGGTGGAATTCCTGAGGAAGTTTGCTGATACAGAGAGACTAACATGGATTCAATGGGGATATTGTGTTTTATTTGCAGCTTTTTCATGGCCACTGGCTTGGTTTGTAAAGTTCATTCCTGTTTCAGATAAGCCATTTTTCAGTTTCAAGATTAAGCGGTCTTTTTAG
- the LOC107493170 gene encoding uncharacterized protein LOC107493170 — MQFKFICIHNLNSYFFTSYPKSKTIRILNLSMPTAAASDSPSANNLDDYSASSTVITFDRPIPLLRGPLPAGPSDQPSLGPNVLAFRDARAWASAYRSCELKIVQQCEEGARIGCAISSSSRCKPPWWKALLGSKPSDLKERELCEEREMANCFAEAKEKCVEFAKDKCLVPFRDARIRVKERGFDSKRAVRLIHWASVPERTLRVISALGFDAELGVTNRRAGELVRYDDCVKCILGEQEQSVEN; from the coding sequence atgcaatttaagtttaTCTGCATTCATAATTTGAATTCCTATTTTTTCACCTCTTATCCCAAATCCAAAACCATCCGAATCCTAAACCTCTCAATGCCAACAGCAGCGGCAAGTGATTCACCTTCAGCCAACAATCTCGACGACTACTCGGCTTCCTCAACAGTCATCACCTTCGACCGCCCCATCCCGTTGCTCCGAGGCCCGTTACCCGCGGGCCCATCGGACCAACCGTCGTTGGGCCCGAACGTGTTGGCTTTCCGCGACGCGCGTGCCTGGGCCTCCGCGTACAGATCCTGCGAGCTCAAGATTGTTCAGCAGTGCGAGGAAGGGGCGAGGATCGGGTGCGCCATCAGTTCCTCCAGCCGGTGCAAGCCTCCATGGTGGAAGGCTCTGCTTGGTTCCAAACCCTCCGATTTGAAGGAGCGAGAGCTCTGCGAGGAGCGTGAGATGGCGAATTGCTTCGCTGAAGCTAAGGAGAAGTGTGTTGAGTTTGCAAAAGACAAGTGCTTGGTTCCTTTCAGGGACGCGCGGATTAGGGTCAAGGAAAGGGGTTTTGATTCTAAGCGTGCTGTGAGATTGATTCACTGGGCGTCAGTGCCGGAGAGGACGTTGCGGGTGATCAGTGCACTGGGTTTTGATGCTGAATTGGGAGTGACAAATCGCAGGGCTGGTGAGTTGGTGAGATATGATGATTGTGTGAAGTGTATTTTGGGTGAGCAGGAACAAAGTGTTGAAAACTGA
- the LOC107493071 gene encoding uncharacterized protein LOC107493071 yields the protein MAHSKHIDKVLDRHSNETIANNCLRLKASIDAILWLAFQACAFRGDDEKISSVLSRHNLDVQNLRRQGYDGATKEVCYIHKFFSKLTLIVNVVTVSPKHHDQLRVAQANNVANLIADDQLVTGSGLNQIGTLQRIGDTRWGSHLNSVRSLLCMFDATYEVLEKSTEEGNFSNHGDASAAYDAITSFEFVFVLHLMRNILEVSYDLCQALQRKKSRHIECFNSGFYYQDFNPMNERIKLGGFHKRSYIFCEKHEVEVPDMNALHIPRRGRTRKIVDQISVEHHYCVNLFFAVIDIHLQELNRRFNDNMVELLTLSSTLDPRDNYKFFSVNKLCQRLTKTANSLTYPLIDRLIRLVLTLPVSTATTERSFSAMNIVKNRLRNKMKDEFLANCLLIYIEKKIAERFDTDSIIDEFYDMKNRRLYLLLVLVDDDFVYEMLLWLLKIDLMNKNLRYVVIDEMLKNGCTYDMKLRYIELRVLGQLWLVKRKLEMWI from the exons ATGGCTCATTCTAAGCATATAGACAAAGTTCTTGATAGGCATAGTAATGAAACTATTGCAAATAACTGCTTAAGGTTGAAGGCATCCATTGATGCTATTCTATGGCTTGCATTTCAAGCATGTGCATTTAGAGGCGACGATGAAA AAATTTCATCAGTTCTTTCTCGTCATAATCTTGATGTTCAAAATCTTAGGAGACAAGGGTATGATGGAGCTA CCAAAGAAGTTTGCTATATTcataaattcttttcaaaacttacaCTAATTGTGAATGTTGTGACTGTTTCTCCTAAACATCATGATCAGTTAAGGGTTGCTCAAGCAAATAATGTTGCAAACTTAATTGCCGATGATCAACTTGTGACAGGTAGTGGACTTAATCAAATTGGTACTTTACAAAGAATTGGAGATACTAGATGGGGGTCTCATTTGAATTCTGTACGTAGCTTGCTATGCATGTTTGATGCTACTTATGAAGTTCTTGAAAAAAGCACTGAAGAAGGTAATTTCTCCAATCATGGTGATGCTAGTGCTGCTTATGATGCTATCACATCCTTTGAATTTGTCTTTGTTTTGCATTTGATGAGAAATATTTTGGAAGTTAGTTATGATCTTTGTCAAGCTTTACAACGAAAAAAATCAAGACATATTGAATGCTTTAACTCTGGTTTCTACTACCAAGACTTTAATCCAATGAATGAGAGAATCAAGTTGGGAGGCTTTCATAAAAGaagttatattttttgtgaGAAACATGAAGTTGAAGTTCCTGATATGAATGCATTGCATATTCCTAGAAGAGGCCGAACTCGCAAAATTGTTGACCAAATTTCAGTGGAGCATCATTActgtgttaatttattttttgctgtAATTGATATACATTTGCAAGAGCTTAATAGAAGATTCAATGATAATATGGTGGAATTGCTTACTTTAAGTTCAACTTTAGATCCCAGAGATAATTATAAGTTCTTCAGTGTCAACAAA TTATGTCAAAGATTAACAAAGACGGCAAATTCTTTAACATATCCTTTGATTGATCGTTTGATTCGCTTGGTATTAACTCTCCCTGTTTCAACTGCTACAACTGAGAGATCTTTTTCAgctatgaatattgtgaagaaTAGACtcagaaataaaatgaaagatgaaTTTCTTGCTAATTGTCTTTTGATTTACATTGAGAAGAAGATTGCTGAAAGATTTGACACCGATTCTATTAtcgatgaattttatgatatgaaGAATCGACGT TTATACTTGTTGCTAGTGcttgttgatgatgattttgtGTATGAAATGTTGCTATGGCTGCTGAAAATTGATTTGATGAATAAGAACTTGAGATATGTTGTTATAGATGAGATGCTGAAGAATGGATGCACCTATGATATGAAGTTGCGATATATTGAATTAAGAGTTCTTGGACAACTTTGGTTAGTCAAAAGAAAGTTAGAAATGTGGATTTAG
- the LOC107493169 gene encoding ESCRT-related protein CHMP1B: protein MGNTEKLMNQVMELKFTSKSLQRQARKCEKEEKSEKLKVKKAIEKGNMDGARIYAENAIRKRTEQMNYLRLASRLDAVVARLDTQAKMSTISKSMGNIVKSLESSLNTGNLQKMSETMDQFEKQFVNMEVQAEFMESSMAGSTSLSTPEGEVNSLMQQVADDYGLEVSVGLPQPAAHAVPAKETEKVDEDDLSRRLAELKARG from the coding sequence ATGGGGAACACGGAGAAGCTGATGAACCAGGTCATGGAACTCAAATTCACCTCGAAATCGCTACAGCGCCAGGCACGAAAGTGCGAGAAGGAAGAGAAATCGGAGAAACTCAAGGTCAAGAAGGCCATCGAGAAAGGAAACATGGACGGCGCACGAATCTACGCGGAGAACGCCATCCGCAAGCGCACGGAACAGATGAACTACCTCCGCCTTGCATCGCGCCTAGACGCCGTCGTCGCTCGCCTCGACACGCAGGCCAAGATGTCCACCATAAGCAAGTCCATGGGGAACATCGTCAAGTCCCTCGAGTCATCGCTCAACACCGGAAACCTTCAGAAGATGTCGGAGACAATGGATCAGTTCGAGAAGCAGTTCGTTAACATGGAGGTCCAGGCTGAGTTCATGGAAAGCTCCATGGCTGGATCCACGTCGCTTTCCACGCCGGAGGGAGAGGTCAACAGTCTCATGCAACAGGTCGCCGACGATTACGGCCTTGAGGTCTCCGTCGGACTCCCTCAGCCGGCAGCGCACGCCGTGCCGGCCAAGGAGACCGAGAAGGTCGACGAGGACGACCTCTCTAGGCGCCTTGCCGAGCTCAAGGCTAGAGGTTAA